In Henriciella litoralis, the genomic window AATACGGACAAAATCCAAAAATACCGTTTCTTATCAACGTATACTTCATCGGCGCCAGCTTGCGCCGTGGACGCTTGGCTTAGATCGCTCATTAGTCTACTCCTCCCAAGGAAAAGGCTATTGTAAGTTTCTGTATTGGCCAGAAGAGCATCTCCTTTTCGTACTTGCTGCTTCTTGCCGCTTGGAATTAAGCTGCCTCTCAATCAGGTCACCCCACAACTACACGTTCGTGTAGTTTAGAGTTTTTTGTGCGCTAGGTAAGATGTCGGCACGCCTACGATACATCACTTTCAGGGAGGGAGGGATGATTAAGACCTCCAGCGCAATCCCGAACGACATCTACGATTTTCTGGAACGCATGAATGTCCGTCAAAAGAAATTGACTCAGGGCTGCCTGAGACGTGACAGACTGGATATTGCGGGACACCCCGGCGCGAAATGCCTCCTTTATCAGGCACCTCGCGGCTTCGGCAAATCAGTGCAGATCGCCTTGTGCGCCCAATCGGCTGCCGACCGAGGAGACGATTGTATCTATCTGGACCTGTCGTCGTTCTGGCCAGAGAGCGTCTCTGAAGCGGACCTTATTGCAACCGCGATTGTCGCAATGCTTTCGCCACCGGACCTTCCCGTCACGTCCGGTGATCGCGGCCCAGAGATCATCGCACTGCGCCTTCTTTTCGATTGGAAAAGACCCGTCATGATTTGCTTGGACGGCGTTTCTGACTCTGCCGCCACACAGAGATTTCTGAAAACGATCACCCTGGAAACGCCAGAAGCCGTTCGACTGGTAGTAAGCGGGCACCAACCGGGCACGTTGGTCACCCTGTCGGTAGTTTCGCATGTGGTGACGATCGGTCCAAGAGAGTTAAGCTTCACTCTTGACGAGACATGTTCAATTCTACCGTTGGAAGCCGACCGGGCGACGAAGATATACAACAAGACGGCTGGTTGGCCGCTTCTATGCGCACTGGCTGGCAAATCGAAAGCATCAGGCGACGCGATCGCTGACCTTTCAGAGGTTCAGGCATACTTCGAAACCGACGTACTGGCACAGATTACGCGGCCGCTCCTCGATCACCTGATTAACGCCAGTTGGCTGGAGGAAATCACGGCAGACTGCAGCGATTATGTGTTCAAGATTAACGATTCCAGTTGCAAATTGGCAGAACTAGCATCGCGCCACGGGCTTTTGATGTCCAGCGATGAAAAACCAAAATGCTATGAAATGAACCGGGCCCTGAGAGAGTACCTGCGCAATCGTTTCAACGAAGCAAATGGCTCGCGTCGGTCGTATTTCCTAAAACGTATCGCATTCTGGCATTGGCGAAAAAAAGAGTACCGTTTGGTCGTGGATGTTGCTCTTCGCGCACACGATCACAGCTGGGCCAAACGGCTAACTGATCAAGCTCTGTTAGATCTAGCCCTGAGACAAGGAGAGATTGAGGCTTTGACGATCTGGTTCACGGGCATTCCCAGAGCCAAACTGCTTCAGATGCCATCCTTGGCTATCGGATATGCTTGGGTGCTGTACTTCAGTCAGCGCGCACAGGAAGCACAGGATGTGCTTTCCAGGCTGAACGACCAGAGGGTTTCCGCACCTTCGGAGGAGGAAGATTCGAATGGCTGGGGGAAACTGGTGCATGCCATCGGTCTTGCCACCCACGATGAATTGAAAGAAAGCGATGAAAGATGCGCGGCCTGGGTTGATACCTATGGGTCGGCCAATCCTGTCGGCCATGCCGCGGCACAGACGTGCAGAGCATTCATCGCCGCTTCCGGCAGGCAGTTTGCTGCCCTTTCAGATCAAATAGCCTCCGCCACGGTCGTGAGCGGCGCGGTCCGTCACCGTTATGCGTTTGGCTGGCTTGCTGCTGCTGGGATTCTGGCTAAGCTGCTCAATGGCGACATCTATGGCGCGCGCAGCGAGATTCGTCGCGCACAGAAAAACGAAAACGTCGCCCATGAGCGCACACCCTTTATCAAAGGAATGCTCGCGGCCTTCGAGCTTCAGGTCCAAACAGAAGAAGAGTCGATCACACCCGATGAGCGTCTTGTGCAAGAGGCTCTGGATTTTGCGCTGGAATTCGGGGTGACGGATGTGGTGTGGAACACCGTCCGAAGCGCGGCCGAGATCTATATTCGCCAGGGTGACACATTGCAGGCGTTCTTGTTGCTTGAACGTTGCCGCCTGATGGCAAAGGATCGCGGTCTGAAGCGGCTGGGCATTCTGGTGCGATTGGGCTCCGAAGTCTTTGCTATGGGAACCCGAACCAGCACTCCGCTCTCGACCGAGCCGCTTCCGTCCGACGAAGACCTGCTGTTTCTGCCAAACCAGAATCGCGCCATCCAGGCGGAAATCGTCTTGCTAGAAGCCTCAAGATTTCTGCGAGACGGCAAACTGGGCCTGGCCGAGATGCACGCTCGAAAAGCCCTTTCCAACTTTTCCGCCGTCCGAGACCAACGCGGAGAAATCAGGGCGCAATATACGCTTGCGACTGCAATTTATCTGATGGGCGAAAAAAAGCAGGCGCTGAAAAGAATCGCCGATGCCGATCTGAAGGCACAACAACTGGGCGCTTTCAGGTCCTTGATAAACAGGCGGCATTTTCTGCGTGTCATCAGTCCAGCGGCGAAAGCGTTCTTGGATCAACGGACAACTCAGGTCGCCAGGACCAAAGTACCTGCGCATGATGTGCAGATTACTGAACGCCCCTTTGCATATAGATCGGCCCCCATAAGTCAGAAGCAGGTAATCGTCCTGCAACATGCCGCACTTGGGCTGAGCAACAAGGAAATTGCAGTGCGCATGCATGTCACGGAAGACACCGTGAAGTGGCATTTCAGAAAAATTTTGCGTGGTCTAAACGTCGCCAATCGCACCGAGGCAGTAATGGCTGCGCGCTCGCTTAGCCTCATCTAAACAATCGGTAAACCCGGGGAGGAAAGAAACATGAACACAACTGTGATTATCGGCAATGGAGCGGCCGGAACAAATGCTGCCGCAACCTTGCGCATGAATGGCTACGAAGGTGCGATAAAACTTATTGGCGATGAGGTGTCGCTGCCTTATCAGCGCCCGCCTCTGTCCAAGGCGTGGCTGCAGGGACCGGATAGACCGCAGCCAACTCTGATACGTCCTCTTTCATTCTACGAAGACAATCGCATCGACCTGATGCGGGCGCGCAAGGTCGTCAAGATTGATAGGAATAAGCGTAGAATCCACTTTGCGGACGGGAAGACGATGAAATTCAATACCTTGATCCTTGCCACAGGGGCATCGCCGCGTCGTCTTAATGCGAAGGGCGCGAACCTGAAAGGGATCCACTATCTGAGAGACCTGGGCGATTCGGCAAGGCTTCGCCAAGCCTTGAGCGATCCTGGCTGTCGCGACGTTGCAATCATTGGCGCCGGTGTTATCGGGCTCGAAGTGGCCTCTGCCGCGGTCAATCTTGGGAGAACCGTCACTGTTGTCGAGGCCGCCGCTCGCGCCATGGCCCGCGTTGCCTCACCCGCAACAACCAATTTCGTTACTCAGAAGCTGAAAGATGCCGGTGTTCAGTTTCTCTTCAATCAGAAGATTGAGAGGTTCGGCGCCGCTGATCGCCGCGTTTCCTCGATCCATCTTGGCGATGGATCCCAAATAAAGACCGATCTCGTGTTGGCGGGGATTGGTGCAACACCCAATATTGCGCTTGCCGAAGCCGCGGGCCTGGAATGTGACAATGGTATCTGCGTCGATCAGGACATGCGGACATCTGACTCCGAAATATTTGCAATCGGAGATTGTGCCCGCGGTGAAAACGAATTCGCATCCGGAAAACTGCGTATCGAAACCATTCACAATGCAACCACGCAGGCCCAGATTGCGGCAGCGGCCATTTGCAACAAAGAACGTCCTACCCCAGTTCCCCCACGGTTCTGGTCCGATCTCAAAGACATGAAGGTTCAGGCGGTCGGAATATCGTCCGGTTACGATCTGGTTCGCAGCGATGCTTCTCAGCATCCACCAACTTTGGAAACGCATCTGAAATGCGGCGAACGTCTTATCGCAGCCGAGATCGTAAACCTTCCCAATCGTCAGAGCGCCCTTGCGAGAGCGATTTCTCCGCGCATTCCAGTTGACACTCAATAATCCACAATCAGGTCTGATTTTGGGGCGAGTTCGGCCACTTTTTCTGCTTCGAAGCCGCATCCAGAGTATTGGACAGATTCCACACCTCGTTCTTTGCGCCTGGATTTGAATTTTCAATAGGTTGTCCATTGGGCGATGCCGAAGGAGACTGATGTTCCGACACGTCAACTTCGCCGGAGGAACACCACATGGACATGCATCAGAATGCGCGCACTGACCCGATCCTTTTGGACGCGGCCACGAACAAAGAATCACCTGGCTGCATTCATGGAGGTAAAGCGATTTCGGCCTTAAGAAATCATATCGAAATTGCGCAAGGCGGAGGCAACTGTGCGCATCGCGACGACTGCCACCCTGCTTTCTTCCCACAAAGACAGCTATACTCAACAGGACATGACAGCTGGCGATCCAGCCCTCCCGCCAGGTTCCTCACAGGCGGTAGCCACCGGAAGGCGAAGCTTTTTTGGTGATTGAACGCTCGATGCCTGGATGGCCGTGATGATGAAGCTTCGGACATCAGGTGATTTGTGGTTCCGACGTTGACCGGGGGGAGTAAGGCGACCGGCCACTTTTTCGAGATTTCGAGAAACCACGATCTGTCGCCATGAACCGCGCCAACATAGGTGCGATAAGCTTTGCGGCTTCGTTCTTCTGTCCGGTCTCACGCGCGAGCACTTCGGCATAGGCGACAAGGTCCCTGTGCACATCGGCGGGCAGTTCGATGTTCAGTTTGACAGGTTTGTCATCAGGTATGGCGCCGAGTTTCAATTTGGTCATGGGTCAATTCCGATAGGGTTCGAGGATGAGGTCACGCGTGACCATCACGCGCACTGGGAATCCGGGGCGAATGGTCAGAGTCGGCGGGATGGAAATCTGACGGCGGACAATCTCGTCCCCGGCGCGCCCGATCGTGTCCTGGGTCCCCTCACGAATGGCGCGAGCAATGTCATCGTCATCGTCGGCGCCCAATTCCACTCCGATATTCAGGACGGTGGCGAGCCCAGCCGCCATGAACAGCCTGCCCCAATGATTGTTCACACCATCTTCGAGCCCGGCATAGCCCGCTTCGTCGGCGCCGGGCTGGCGTTCGAGAACGATGGAGCGCCCGTTGGGCAGGATCAGGCGCGTCCATACCAGCAGCACGCGGCTTTGCCCGAAGGCGACGCGGCTGTCGTATTCACCGATGAGGCGCGCGCCTTGGGGGATCAGCAGGAAGCGACCGGTCGGGCTGTCATAGACATTGGAGGTCACTTGCGCGGTGATCTGGCCGGGAAGGTCCGAGCGCAGACCCGTGACCAGCGCCGCCGGAATGACCGCACCGGCCTGGACCACATAGGGGCTTGGCGGGTCGACGAGTCGATCCGCGGCCGTCGTTCGGCGGTCAACGGGTTCGTCGAGAAATCCTTCCCACCTGTCCGCCGCGTCTGGCGTGGCGCCGGTTGCGCTCGCGGGAAAGAATGATCCGGGATCGGACAGCATGGGTGCGACCACAGGCGAAGTTTGCGGTTGTTCGCCAATGGCGGTCTTGGCTTCGGCGAAAAGTCGACTGAGCCGGGCCGCCTCCAACTCCTGAAACCGGCGCTGTTCGTCCGGATCGACGGCAGGCGCAGTGACGACCGCCGGCACGGGCTGACCGCGTTGTTGAGCGGACAGTATCGGCCGCCCGAGTTCACCGGGCAGCGGCGGTCCAAGTTGCGGTATGCGTGTGTAGTCGGTCGGAAGGCGCGACAGACCTTCGGCTGCCTGGATGCGCTCGGTCGAATAGAGTTCCGGCGGTCCATCGGCCGGTTTGCGATCTTGCAGAGCCACAATCAGGATGGCGCCGAGACCGAGTCCGCTGGCCGCGCCAAGAACCGTCAGCGTGCGACGTGAGAGACGCATGACCCTTGGCGGATCGGCGCGCAGCCGCAAGGAGGCGGCGATCTCTTTTTCCTCACGGGGTTCTCTATCGTCGCTCATTTGCGCGGCCCCGCGGCGCCAGGACGAGAAGCGGTTTGACCGTCGCGGCTTACCCCGTCGGTGCGGACGATCCGCACACGTTTCTGCCTGTCGCCGAGACTTAGTTCGGCGGCGGCGAAAAGCCGATCGACGATCATGTAGTTGCGGGCGATACGGTAGTTGACGAGCTGGCCTTCGCCTTCCGGTCCGATGACGAAGAGCGGAGGCATTTCCCCCTGACCGATCCCGCGCGGGAACTCGATGAAGACCTGCCGCCCATCATCGAAGGCGCGCAGGGGTCGCCAAGGCGCGCGGTCGCCCTCGATCCGGTAGCGGAAGCGCAAGGAGTCGAGCGCCACGTCGCGTCCGATCGGCAAGGCTGCTTCCGCCTCGGCGTTGCGCCGCCTGAGCGCGATCAAGGCGTCTTCGGCATAGGTCCAGGAGACGGACGCCATATAGGCGGACGGGTTCGCTCTCAGTTCGAGATGATAAGTCCGCCGATCCGTATTGATGACGAGGTTGGTCTGAAGATCAGGCCGCGTCGGTTTGACCAGAATATGGATGCGCTGATCATCCCCTGAACCGCTCTGAGTGTCGCCGATGATCCAGCGCGCCGTGTCGCCGGCCGCGATCGGACCGGAGCCCACCAGGCTCTCTCCGGGCTGCAGG contains:
- a CDS encoding NAD(P)/FAD-dependent oxidoreductase, whose protein sequence is MNTTVIIGNGAAGTNAAATLRMNGYEGAIKLIGDEVSLPYQRPPLSKAWLQGPDRPQPTLIRPLSFYEDNRIDLMRARKVVKIDRNKRRIHFADGKTMKFNTLILATGASPRRLNAKGANLKGIHYLRDLGDSARLRQALSDPGCRDVAIIGAGVIGLEVASAAVNLGRTVTVVEAAARAMARVASPATTNFVTQKLKDAGVQFLFNQKIERFGAADRRVSSIHLGDGSQIKTDLVLAGIGATPNIALAEAAGLECDNGICVDQDMRTSDSEIFAIGDCARGENEFASGKLRIETIHNATTQAQIAAAAICNKERPTPVPPRFWSDLKDMKVQAVGISSGYDLVRSDASQHPPTLETHLKCGERLIAAEIVNLPNRQSALARAISPRIPVDTQ
- a CDS encoding TrbI/VirB10 family protein, with protein sequence MSDDREPREEKEIAASLRLRADPPRVMRLSRRTLTVLGAASGLGLGAILIVALQDRKPADGPPELYSTERIQAAEGLSRLPTDYTRIPQLGPPLPGELGRPILSAQQRGQPVPAVVTAPAVDPDEQRRFQELEAARLSRLFAEAKTAIGEQPQTSPVVAPMLSDPGSFFPASATGATPDAADRWEGFLDEPVDRRTTAADRLVDPPSPYVVQAGAVIPAALVTGLRSDLPGQITAQVTSNVYDSPTGRFLLIPQGARLIGEYDSRVAFGQSRVLLVWTRLILPNGRSIVLERQPGADEAGYAGLEDGVNNHWGRLFMAAGLATVLNIGVELGADDDDDIARAIREGTQDTIGRAGDEIVRRQISIPPTLTIRPGFPVRVMVTRDLILEPYRN
- a CDS encoding helix-turn-helix transcriptional regulator → MIKTSSAIPNDIYDFLERMNVRQKKLTQGCLRRDRLDIAGHPGAKCLLYQAPRGFGKSVQIALCAQSAADRGDDCIYLDLSSFWPESVSEADLIATAIVAMLSPPDLPVTSGDRGPEIIALRLLFDWKRPVMICLDGVSDSAATQRFLKTITLETPEAVRLVVSGHQPGTLVTLSVVSHVVTIGPRELSFTLDETCSILPLEADRATKIYNKTAGWPLLCALAGKSKASGDAIADLSEVQAYFETDVLAQITRPLLDHLINASWLEEITADCSDYVFKINDSSCKLAELASRHGLLMSSDEKPKCYEMNRALREYLRNRFNEANGSRRSYFLKRIAFWHWRKKEYRLVVDVALRAHDHSWAKRLTDQALLDLALRQGEIEALTIWFTGIPRAKLLQMPSLAIGYAWVLYFSQRAQEAQDVLSRLNDQRVSAPSEEEDSNGWGKLVHAIGLATHDELKESDERCAAWVDTYGSANPVGHAAAQTCRAFIAASGRQFAALSDQIASATVVSGAVRHRYAFGWLAAAGILAKLLNGDIYGARSEIRRAQKNENVAHERTPFIKGMLAAFELQVQTEEESITPDERLVQEALDFALEFGVTDVVWNTVRSAAEIYIRQGDTLQAFLLLERCRLMAKDRGLKRLGILVRLGSEVFAMGTRTSTPLSTEPLPSDEDLLFLPNQNRAIQAEIVLLEASRFLRDGKLGLAEMHARKALSNFSAVRDQRGEIRAQYTLATAIYLMGEKKQALKRIADADLKAQQLGAFRSLINRRHFLRVISPAAKAFLDQRTTQVARTKVPAHDVQITERPFAYRSAPISQKQVIVLQHAALGLSNKEIAVRMHVTEDTVKWHFRKILRGLNVANRTEAVMAARSLSLI
- the trbG gene encoding P-type conjugative transfer protein TrbG, translated to MIKTLRLNKASMTVLLAATALSGCATFKPPEIAYDTPPIEATLLPEPARPVRIVERTSPLPLPGQLKPINGGDRAPESADPAERVSQANAAARMEPVRDGFINAVQLYPYTEGALYQVYASPGQITDIALQPGESLVGSGPIAAGDTARWIIGDTQSGSGDDQRIHILVKPTRPDLQTNLVINTDRRTYHLELRANPSAYMASVSWTYAEDALIALRRRNAEAEAALPIGRDVALDSLRFRYRIEGDRAPWRPLRAFDDGRQVFIEFPRGIGQGEMPPLFVIGPEGEGQLVNYRIARNYMIVDRLFAAAELSLGDRQKRVRIVRTDGVSRDGQTASRPGAAGPRK
- a CDS encoding DUF2274 domain-containing protein; this encodes MTKLKLGAIPDDKPVKLNIELPADVHRDLVAYAEVLARETGQKNEAAKLIAPMLARFMATDRGFSKSRKSGRSPYSPRSTSEPQIT